The genomic window AGTTTACGTGAAAAATACAATATGTTGTTGGAGGGAATTTTGCctcctttcttgccagatagcgCCATACTTCACACGATAAAATATAGCTTCGTTGTTTATCCTGTACGATCAGTTatatttgtttagttttttttttttttttattcaagtaccctaaaggcctgggtaggcattacataggggagttgtagcacaataaagctgttacaattacagtgtataatttgaataacaaatacaaacgattgatataaatatgcacatacatatgtaGAGATATTATTACTTAACAGTACAGAGATGCTACGTGGAGGAATAAAGAAAGTACtactaaaaaagaaacaaaaaaaagaaaagaacaggacAACAAAACTCTAAGGAAAATTTTCGCAGTGTTCAAAACAACAAAAGGATGCAAAGAAAGGATAATTCACGTTCATTGAAATACCGCGTACAAGAACAACGACAACAAGTACAACAAAACAGATATGCACAAGAACAATATTAACTTTCATTAAAAtaacttttaagtttattcatgAAATCTTCATGATTTTGGGAAGAAACGACGTCGGCAGGTAGCTTGTTCCAGTGATATATTGCGAGAAAGAGGGGGGATTTACTTAAGAAGTTTGTTCGAGCAAAAACGGGTTGTACTTTAAAGGGATGATCCAGGCGCGGAAAGATACGATGGGCGGCCGTGATGTGGCGTACGCGgaacgatgatgatgagtgataaagtttgtggaaatgagatagaagtgctatgattcttctattctctagggtgcttagattcagagatttttttaggttagttatgcttgatgttcgtgaataatctttggtaatgaagcgggttgctttattttgaattgcttcgagtttgttgatgagataagactggtgcgggttccaaataaaagatgcatattctagttttgcgcGAACCAACGTCGCATAGGCCAATAATTTAGTAGACTTGTTTGCCAAATAAAGGTTACGCCTGATAAAACCAAGAGTTTTGCATGCACTGCTACAGATTGCTTCGATGTGGTCACTCCATGAAATGTTAGAAGATAAATGAACTCCCAAGTATTTTATTGTATGCGCACGCGCGATGACTGAGTCATTTATCAAATAATGAGTAAGCTTAGGATTAGACACTCTAGTGAAGACTACagccttagttttcgaagtatttaTCTCCATTTGCCACTGTTCACACCAATCTGCAATTTTCGCAAGGTCAGATTGCAAAGCGTCACTATCAGAGGTGGTAGTTATTCGTctataaattacgcagtcatctgcgaataatcgAACTGTAGATGAAATGCTATTGCTGATGTCATTTACATACAACAGGAATAAAATAGGCCCCAATACAGAGCCCTGAGGCACCCCTGACTTGACCAGTGATCGTGAGGAAGAAAATTCATTGGCAGTTACAAATTGGTACCTGTCGGTTAAGAAATTCCTTATCCAATTCACAACCTGACTATGTATATTAAAATAGCGAAGTTTTTGTAATAAACGGTTATGAGCtaccttatcgaacgccttggcgaAGTCGATAAATATGGCATCTATTTGCGATGAGTCATTAACAGCTTCGTAAATGTCAGAGACCAGCTCGAATAACTGCGTCTCGCAGGAGCGACCCTGTTGAAAGCCGTGCTGGTTGCTGAAAAGATGGTTGTGCTTTGTTAGGTACTTCATGATTGCCGATGATATgatatgctctaataatttacatggtatactggtcagcgagattggtctgtagttggtgaCAGATGACGGGTCTCCGGATTTAAAAATTGGTACTATTTTAGAAACTTTCCATCCGTCAGGAACGCATCCTGACTGAATCGATTGCTGGAAAAGGCATGCAAAAATGGGAGAAATAACAGGTTTAGTTAACTTTAGCAGTTTAGGACAAataccatctggaccaggagcagAGCTGCTAGAAAGACGATCAATAGCAGCTTCGATTCCCTTTTCAGTGATCACGATGTCCTCCATGATGGAGTTAACGGAGCCGAGGTGAATATTGTCGGTAATAGGAAGCTCACgagaaaaaacagaacaaaagaaggAATTGAACGCAGTAGCGACTTCAGAGGGCGGGAGGAACTCGTTGCCTTGCATTATCGATATGAAACATGAAGACGACGGCTTGGGGTTtattactttccagaatttttttgtgttgacaGTTAACATGTTGGAGATGTCATGGTTGAAAAATTTGTCTTTTGCTGCCTCAATTTCGGTTTTGCATAACTGCGACTGTTCGCGATAAGCCTTCCAGGCATCGTCAGATTGCAAGGTTTTAGCTCTTGAATAAAAGCGCTTCTTCTTGTTAATGCATCGCTTCACGTGGGAGGTAAACCAAGCGCTCCCTGTAGACACAGATATGTGTATTTTTGGAATGTATTTTTCTTTGAGTTCGATTAGCTTGTGACAGACGATCATCCAGTTCTCATTGCTGTCGCGATGCTGCATGCCGTTGAAAAATTCTACGCAAAAGGACGAGAGTTCGCTATAGATCATTTCAACATCTGCACGTGCGTAATcataaattgttttcttttcattcacgcTTTCTTTACGCGTTAACTTGAATTCACAATGGATGACATTATGGTCACTGATGCAGTCTAACACATTAACAGACATGTTTGACGGTTCGGTGGTAAGCACAAGATCCAAGATAGCATCCCCCCGTGTTGGCATAGAAACTATTTGGCTTAAACCGTAAGACGAAATCACGTCAAGAAAGTCCTTACATTCAGCTATCCTTGCGCCGCTATCGGCTGTGCCCGTCCGCCAGTTAATTCCAGGATAGTTAAAGTCGCCCGCGAGAATCACAGGAGAGCCAGGAAATCTGTCATATACGAGGCTCAATGATTCGTTTAGGCAATTAACGAAGGTTTCTTTTGAGTCAGGCGGACGGTAACAAACCCCAACGGCACAAGTTACACATGAAAGCTGGACCAATACCCACAAAATTTCAATACAGGAACCCGTATCAAGCAGACGCGCTTGAAGATCTTTTTTTACTGCAATCATAACACCACCTCCTCGTGTTTCCGTTCTGTCCTTTCGAAACAGGATaaagtttttagtaaaagacaatTCATGGTTACACACATCACTCGTCAGCCATGTTTCAGTTCCCACTATGATGTCTGCCGAGCAGGATTCGACAAACGCACAAAGGTGATCTTGTTTTCGAAAAATACTTCTAAAATTAGCTATAATAATAGATAGTTTTTTAACTTCGGTTTCAACTTCGGTTTCAATGGGGCGTCATTCATAAATCGCGGGAGCGTCTTGTCTCGGGATGGGGACCACTTTATTGCTCGAGGAATCGACGGTGAAAATTACGTTGCCCATTATAAGCTTGTCAAACTGCAACTTATACTTCTCATTTTTCTGTCGCTTCGCACGCGCGAAATCACGAAGCGTTTTTCTAATTAGCTGCACACGAGGTGAAAAATCCTCCTCGATCCACACTCGCGGGGTTGCCAGGTCTTTCAGCTTGAACGCATTTTTCAGAATATTGCTTTTGTCCTTGAAGTTTAGGAATTTGACAACAACAGGTCGAGTGCGATCGGGTTTGCGTTGCCCGACCCGATGGGCTCGCTCAATTTCACCTGGTTGAATTCCCAAGTTTTCCGTGACGAATTCATGAATGAGTTTTTCTGTATCGCTCCATTTTTCAGCGGCTTGCTCAGGAACACCCTTGAACACGAGATTATTGCGCCTCATTCGATTGTTCAGGTCATCTACAACAAGGTTGGCTTGATGGGTCTGTTTTTGCTCAATGGTTTTCAACTGTTCCTGAGACTC from Rhipicephalus microplus isolate Deutch F79 chromosome 7, USDA_Rmic, whole genome shotgun sequence includes these protein-coding regions:
- the LOC119173327 gene encoding uncharacterized protein LOC119173327, whose product is MEINTSKTKAVVFTRVSNPKLTHYLINDSVIARAHTIKYLGVHLSSNISWSDHIEAICSSACKTLGFIRRNLYLANKSTKLLAYATLVRAKLEYASFIWNPHQSYLINKLEAIQNKATRFITKDYSRTSSITNLKKSLNLSTLENRRIIALLSHFHKLYHSSSSFRVRHITAAHRIFPRLDHPFKVQPVFARTNFLSKSPLFLAIYHWNKLPADVVSSQNHEDFMNKLKSYFNES